CTGGTAACAGCCGCACCAGACCTAAGACTCATCAGTGAACGGCAGCTTCCTGAGCCGTTCCCCTACGGTCGCGTTCCGCTGCTCCGCTTGGCGGAGCCGCGTGAGTTCGCGGTTGCGCCGTTCCCCGAGGACTGCGCCTATGTAGTCTTCGGGGATGGTGCCGGCCGGCGGGGGTGGTGCGACGTATCTTGCGAGTTCTGAAGCGAGGGAGGCCGCCATGTTGACGCGTGAGGCTGGTGCCATGAGGTAGGCCTGCTGCACGAAGGTTCCGGCGCGGCGGGCGGTGGCATCCGGTACCCTGCCGATGTCTGCCATCGCGACCCATGCTTGGAGATGGTGCGGCGCTACGGGCATGATCCGTGGCGTTGAGGGTACGCGTTGCCGGAGGGAGTAGGTTCCTGCAACGATGTCACCGAGGCGCTTGGATTTGTCGTTGAACAGTGCCACACCGATTGCGAGACCGCCGAAGGTCAAGTAGATCTCCAGGAATCCGAGGAGCCCGCGGATGAGGGCGTGCCGGAAGCGGATGGACCCGCCGTCGTCTCGCACTATGCGTAGTCCTGTGGCGAGCTTCCCCAGGGATCGCCCGCGTGTGAGGGTCTCGACAGTCACGGGGACGATGACCACGGAGAAGATGACGCTGCTGAGGACGAGCGCCTGAATGGCGGCGTCGTCGAGATCCCGGGAGGCCGACGTGATCAGGATGATCAGGAGTATCGCGAGGATGATGTGGGAGATGACGTCCAGGATGAGCCCCAGCGCACGCGCGGCGAAGGACGCCGGGCGAAGCTCGAGGACCACTGCCTCGCCTGTGATGATTGAACTCATGCCCGCCCCCGTGGTTCGCCAACGCAGCGGGCGCCCGGAGCGCCCGCACCATCGAGTCTAGCGGCGGGCTGACTCCTTGGTGGATACAGGCGCTAGGGTGGTGGCGTGGACATCGATGCCTTCTCGGCCGTACATGGGGACAAATGGTCGCGGCTTCATTTCCTGGCGCATAAGCGCAGGCTCACGGGTGCCGAGGCGGACGAACTTCTGCGCCTGTATCAAACGGTGTCCGGGCACCTGTCCTTGATCCGTTCTGTGGCACCGGAGACGGGGTTGTCGGCTTCCTTGTCGGCAGCACTGGCCCAGGCACGGACGAGGTTCACTGGGGCCCGCTCGAATTTCATGGAGGACCTGGCACGGTTTTTCGTCATTTCCCTTCCTGCGGCGTTCTACCGGATCCGGTGGTTGACTCTGTGGTGCGGGCTGGCCTTTGTCTTGGTGGCAGGGGCATACGCCTTGTGGATTGGCACGTCACCGGAGGCGCTGAGGGCGGTCGCGTCCAGTGATGCCAAGGTGCAGCAGTATGTGGAGGAAGACTTCATTGATTACTACTCCGAGAATCCTGCGGCTTCATTCGCCGGCGCCGTGTGGACGAACAACGCCTGGATCTCCGCGCAAGCTGTGGCTTTTGGCATTACCGGATTCTGGGTGCCGTTCATCTTGTTCATGAACGCGCAGGGGTTGGGTATCGCGGCGGGACTCTTCCTGGCAACAGGGAAGATGGACATTTTCTTCAGCTACATCCTTCCGCATGGCCTCATGGAACTCACTGCGGTATTCATTGCGTGTGCTGCAGGGCTGAAGATTTTCTGGGCCATGGTGCGTCCGGGCCCGAGGACGCGGCTTCAGGCTGTGGCTGATGAAGGCCGTTCCCTGATAACTATTGCCCTCGGGTTGGTGCTGGTTTTGCTTATTTCCGGCATTGTGGAGGGTTTCGTGACACCGAGCCCGCTGCCTGTATGGGCCAAGATCGCTATTGGTGCGCTGGTTTTGGCCGGTTATTGGGTCTACACCCTGGTGCTCGGTAGGAGTGCAGTCCGAGCAGGCGTCACAGGAGATATGGACGCTAACGACGCCGGTTACCGCAGCATCGCAGCATAGACCTTACAGTTACGTTTCAATCTGGTCGCAGCCGGGGTGGCACCGCGTGTCTCTGTATTGCCGGGCGGTAGGCTCGAATGCAGACAAGAGAGCCGGCAGCAAGCAATCGCCGGTGGATGCCTACGGAAGTGAACCCGCTGTGAGCGACAAGAGCCCAAAACCACAAGAACCGGACACGGACGTCCATGAGGACCCCAACGAACCGGCCTTCGACTGGATGAAGCCTAAAACGTCCAGTGGCGCTTCCGCGGCCACTCCTGCAGCGAAGACCGGAACCACACCTGTGGACGCAAAGCCGTCCGTCAGTCCCACTACTGTGACGCCCGCCAAGGGCCAGCCTGAGAGCCGCGCGGACCGGAAGGCTGCTGAGGCCGACAACGGGGCTGAGCCGCCGCTGTTCGCTGACACCCTGGCGGACGCTTCCACCGCCAAGCAGCCGTCGCACTATTCGGAACCTTTGCCGACGTCGGCCCTTCAGGTCCGTCCGCCGGACGACGAAGTGGCGCGACGAAACGCCGAACGCGAGCAAGCCGCAAAGGTAAAGCCGATCGGCCCGCGGATTTTCCAAGTGCTGTTGGCTGTTTTCTACCCGGTAATCCTCTTGGTGCTCGCTGTCCGGGCAGTGACCAGCCCGCTGTTCCTGTGGGTGGAGTACAACCGCCCAGGTTTCCCCGGCGACGGCTACGGTTTCAGCACTGACGATCGCATGACGTACGGTTCCTACGCCGTTGACTACCTCAGCAACTGGGCCGGTCCGCGCTACCTGGGGGGCCTGGTCAACCAGGACGGCGCAAAACTCTTTACCGACAGCGAAGTCTCGCACATGGCCGACGTCAAGCTCGTCATTCTGTCGTCATTCGGCGCCGGGCTGCTGCTCATCATCCTCAGTATCATCGCCATCATGTACCTGCGTAAGCGAAGCACCGGCGGAATACGTCGCGGTCTCTTTGCCGGCTCTATCGTCACGCTGGTGATCATCATTGCCCTCGCCGTCCTGGCAGTACTGAGCTGGCAGCAGTTCTTCACCGAGTTCCACCGGATCTTCTTCGCCAACGGCACGTGGACGTTCTCGCTGGAGGACACCCTGATCCGGCTCTTCCCGGGACAGTTCTGGATCGACGCGGGCATTGTCATCGGCGCCTTGGTGTTCCTCGCAGCGACTGTGACGTTCATCCTCACCTGGCCCACCAAGCGGCGCCGTGGCGTGGGCTCCACACCAGCGGCCAACGAAGCCGAGGACCCTGACGAGGCAGCTGCCGATGCCGATGATGCCGACAACCTGAGCAAGGAACCGACGGGCATTACGCGCTAGAAGGCGCTTCCGAGCCCTGTGCGGCATGCCGGGTGAGGACATCGATAAGGCGCACAGGGCCGTCCGTGCTGGCAATAACCGTCTTGCCGTTTTTCATCTCGATGTTGATCTCGACCGCCCACAAGGTACTCGACTATGCCGGGCCCCATGTATCTGAAGCCGTAGCCGCTGGGGCCCGCCGCGTTGTCGGTGGTCACCGTTGCGATTTCATCCCTGGGCACCGTCCGTTTGAAGAAGTCGCAAAAGGCGATCACGACGTTCTGCGAGTCGACCTTGACGGTGACGGTCATGAAGGCGATGAATGAACCAGCTGCGGTGATGACCAGCGGTACGAAGAGCACTTCCGGTGTGTTCTTCAGGACGATGAGCACGAACAGCACCGGGCCCAGCGCAACCATCGTGAAACCCACAACTCGAGGTACCAAGGTAGCCCGGACACGCGAGTAGTAGAGCATCGGTGTTGGTATGCCTGATGGTGTAGCCATGAGTTCCCCTTTGAAAGCCGGGTACTCCCAGGGGTGTCCTTGGAGGACAAGTAACCAGCCAGTAACTTATACGGAAGTGGTCGCCTGGGCGTTGATCCAGTACGCAAGAGCCGGTCCAGCGTGGTGATGTGGCATTTTCAAGGCTCGCGTTCAGGCCGCCCGTTCCGAAAATGAATTGCCCGGCCCGAGAAGTGGTCCCAGAACATCGCAGGATCAAGCGGGATGTTTCGCCCTTCTTTGGGGTGACGGTTTGAGGGCCGGTGGATACGTATGTGGCCGGAATCCGTTATGGCGGCCAACACCGCAAGGTGGCCTGACGTGCCGGGATTTCCGAAGGACGGGCCGACGGATACGACGAGAGCCCCTGGCCCGCGCGCGGTTTCGATGAACTCTTCTTTGGTTGAGAACTGTAGTCGGTCGGCTTCGAGTCGGTTCTTTTGGCCATGTCGGGCCAGCCCGGCGTGGTGCCAACCGGCTTGTTCGGTGTAGGCGCCGTCAACGAGAAGCTCCTCAGTGATCGTTGCAGGAAGGACCTGCAACTCGGGGAGGAGATGTGCGTAAACCATGCGCAGGCATGCCACCCCGCAGGATCTGGTGTCCCAGAACCGTGCCACGTTCTGGCTGGGGTAGCCCAGGGCCTCCCAGTCGTGGCTGACCATGGAGCTGTAGAAGGGGACTCTTACCGGCGTCACAGCCGCTGACATTTCACGAGGCTCTCATGCGCGAGACCGCGGCGGAAATAGCCATCGCAGCGTCACTTGCTTCTTCGGGAGTTGTTGCTCTTCCGAATCCTATTCGGAGGCTGGACCGGGCCTCGTCTGCGGACAGCCCGATGGCGATGAGCACGTGGGAGGGTTGCTGATCGTTACTGTTGCATGCAGATCCGGCCGAGATTGCTACTTGCGGAACAGCGGACATGAGTTCTCCGGCGTCCATGCCGGGGATCCTGATATTCAGGCAGTTAGGCAGACAAAGCTTCTCCGGGGAGTTGGCCACTATGTCTGGGTGGTGGGAACGCAGAAGGTCCAGGAACATGTTCTTGAGCTGAATGACCCGTGACCGTTCGGCTGTCAGTCCGGACCGGGATAGCTCCAGGGCCTTGGCGAAGCCGACTATCGCCGGAAGGTTCTGGGTCCCGGGACGTTTGCCGCCCTCTTGTCCACCGCCGTGAAGGAGGGATGGGACACCCTTGTTGGAGGTCTGGAACTTGTCGCTAATGTAGAGGGCTCCGATTCCTTTGGGCCCGTAGAGCTTGTGGCTGGAGAAGCTGATCAGATCGGCCGGGAACTCGGTGAGGTCTTCAATCAAGTAGCCGATAGCCTGGGTGGCGTCGGAATGAAGGGGGACCCCTGCCCCTGCCGTTACCGCAGCGATGTCGGTGATGGGCTGGACCGATCCGATTTCGTTGTTGGCCGCCATGACCGAGACAAGCCGTGTCGTCGGCTTGATGGCCCGTTCCACATCTCCGGGGCTTACGAATCCGTTGTTGTCCACTGGCAGCACGGTGAGGTCTCCGCCGCCCCGTTGGAAGGCACGGCAGGCGTCCAACATGGATTTGTGTTCTATGGAAGTCGTGACGATATGGTGTTCCGGACTCGCGGGGACCATGGATATGACCCAGTTGTTCGCCTCTGTGGCGCCTGAGGTGAAGAACAGCTCTCGGGGACGGCAGCCAAGGAGTCGGACCATCTTCCGTCGCGCGCCTTCGATGGCTTCCTGACTCCTCATCCCGGCCATGTGCGGACTGGACGGGTTGGCCCAGAACCGGCGTCCGGCGCTGTCGACGAGCTCGGCAACTTCATCGGCTAGAGGGGTTGTTGCCTGATAATCCAGGTAGATCATGCTGCTCTCCGTCCAAGATCCTCGGAGCTGTAGGGGATCGAGACGAAATCGTGTGTCCTTGCGTCAAAGAACACTTGGACGACTGCTTCCAGTCCTTGAGACTTCCTGGCGAGATACATCTCCGTTCCCTTGGTGACCTTGTCCTTGTCGGCCACCCGGTTGAAATCAAAGACGACTCTGGAGGATCGCTGGCGTGATGCGCTTAGTCGTTTGAACGACAAATCAAGGTATTCGCTGACAATGAGCGGGCAACGCGGAATGCCCGCCCCGTCCTCGTTGACGGCCCCGGCAACGACCTTTGGGTAGAGATCGGAGTCGAAAAGGATTTCAGGTCCCTCAAGCCGCAGTGATTCGTCCAAGGCCGTGTCTTTCAGCCATCGTTTGAGGAACCGGGCGGAACGATTCCGCAACGTGCGTTCTTTCACCACATCGAAGGTCACCCCGAAGGGAGCGCAGAGCTCTAGGAGCGCTGATGTATCGACTTCGGCGGGGGTGGCGGGCCGCAGCTCACACACATCTTGGGAACAATCCATGCCCAAGTCGTTGACGATGACGGTGAATGCCGGATTCCGCGTCAGAGAATAGTGTTCTGGAGTTCGTCGCCGACGAGTAGGCCCGCTTTCATCGATTCCATGGCGAAGTCATCGATTCCCGTTGAGACGTCGAAGTATCCGCACGCAATCAGTACCTGGGCGTCACGTTTCACCGGAAAGGACGAGTCCAATTCAGACAGCAATTGGTTGGATTTCATCTTCTGCTCCTTGGTTTTCAGGATTCAATTGATTATTTGATTGAGCGCGCGTATCCGCCCAGACGGTGAGTGCGGCACACCCGGTGAGAACGATCAGACCTGTGACCTGCCTGCCGTCCAGGAACTGGTTCAGGCCAAGCACCCCGACAGCCGAAGCCAGAGCGGGATCTAAAGCCGAGACCATCGTGAAGGGAAGCGCGCGCAGACGTTTCATGGCGAAAAGTTCGAGAGAGAATGGAAAAACGATTGTCAACAGCGCCACGACAAGCGCCTGGCCGGCCAGCGGGGCCGCTGTGTGCAAGTCGGGAGCAGGAGCCAGGAATTGCCCGGCGAGAATAACCAGGAACGCGACCCACAAAGCCCTAGATAGCACTCCGAGCGGATGGCACACGGCTGGCATGGCCGTCCCGACCCTAATGTAGATGCTCAGCAGCATCCCAGTAGCGACGGCCCACAGGACTCCTGCGGGACCGGTCGGACCGTCGTAGTCCGCAATGAGGAAAAGCCCCGCGACGGCGCCGAATGCCGCAAGCCGGACTGCCCAAGAGCGCGAACGCAGACAGCCGACTACCAAGGGGACGACAAATTCGACGGAAACCGCCAGAGACAGCGGGATATGAGAGATTGCCTGATAGAAGCAGAGCTGCATCAAGCCCAGGACGACACCGTACGCGACGATGTAGCGCGCGGAAACGGCAGCGGAATAGCGTGCCAACCAGAGCGCAGGCAGGAGCACCAAAGCGCCGATTCCTACCCTGAGACAGGTTGCTGTTCCCGCGCCGACGGTTTCAATGAGGCCAACGGCCACTCCGTTTCCGAGTTGAAACGCAGTCAGGCTCGCTGAAACCGCAGCCAGACCTGCCGGATCAATATTCGGTTTCCTCACGTGATCTGCGCGCACGACAGCACCACGCCAGCCGTTCCCCGTGCCGCCGTACGCTCATGATCCCTAAATGGTCGTAACACTCGCAATTTCATGGCCAGGCTCCTCCAAGTCAAAAAACCAGCGCGGAGGGCTTCCGTCCCTTCCTGCCGGAGCGGGATGACGGATAGTCCACCTTCCCAAGCCTGTGTTGCTTGTCCTCTGGGGACACCTCCAGCAGTACCAGGCGTTAAAGTTTGGTTCGTGAGGAAACGCTACGGGCACAACAACGGCACCTAGGTAGAAACTGGCCTAACTAGGTGGTGATTTTGGCCGAATTAGGTGCTGAATCTGTTGCACTAGGTGGTAATTCGAGGCTTCCTAGGTGGAGCCCTACTTCTCGTAGATCTTTTCCACAGCCGCCGAAAAGTCGCTGAGCACCGCGGCCCGCTTCAGCTTGAGCGAGGGCGTCAGGTGTCCTGACTCCACGCTGAGTTCGGCCGTGATGAACGCAAACTTCTTGATCGACTCAGCAGCTGAGACGAGCTTGTTGGCCTGGTCCACTGCCGATTGAACGGCCGACCTGACGCGGTCATCTCCAGCGGCTTCGTCGGGTGTCATTGCGCCCACTTTGTTCTCGGCGCACCACTCCGCAAGCCCTTCGGGGTCCAGGCCGATCAGTGCGGCGACGAAGGGCCGCCCATCGCCCACAACCACTGCATGGCCCACCAAGGGGTGTTCGCGCAGCTTTTCCTCCAAGGGAGCCGGGGCTACATTCTTCCCAGCGGCCGTGACCAGGAGGTCCTTCTTCCGGCCGGTGATGGTCAGGAAGCCGTCGGCGTCGAGTTCGCCCAGGTCTCCGGTACGGAAGAAACCGTCAACGAAGGCAGCCCGGTTGGCCTCTTCATTATTGTGATAGCCCTTGAAGACACCGATTCCCTTGACCAGCACCTCGCCATCCTGAGCAACCCGGATGGTGGTTCCGGGGAGGGGAATGCCAACAGTGCCGATGCGGGACATGCTGGGCGTATTGACGGTGCAGGGCGCCGTGGTTTCCGTCAGGCCATAGCCCTCCAGCACCGGAACGCCTGCGCCGTGGAAGAAGTGGTTATCCCGGAGGCTGAGGGGGCTGGCGCCGGACACTGTGTAGCCCACGTCGCCGCCGAAGACCTCCCTCACCTTGGGATAGAGGAGCTTGTTGAACGTGGAGTGCTTCAGGCCCAGAAGCCAGCCCGGACCGGTCCCTTCGCCACGTGCGGCGAGGTCCACCGCCGTCGAATATTCCACTGCGGTGGCGGAAGCGGCCGAGAAGAGCGCGGACTTGCCGCTCATGGCCGCTTTGTGGCTGGCGCCGGCGTAGACCTTCTCGAAAATGCGGGGCACGGCGAGCAGGAAAGTGGGCTTGAAGGACCCAAGGTCCGCCATGAGTCCGCTGGCGCCTGCACTGTGTCCCAGCGTGATGCCGGCCGTGAGGCAAACAACCTGGACCGCTCTGGCGAGGACGTGCGCCAGCGGCAGGAACATCAGCGTCCGTGCGCCTTGCTGCATGAGTAGCTCGGGAAGAAACGGGATGACGTTTCGCGCCACGAGGACAAAGTTGCCGTGGGTGATTTCGCAGCCCTTGGGCTTACCGGTTGTTCCGGAGGTGTACACGATGGAGGCGACGCTGGCCAGGTTCGCTGCGCTGCGCTGACGTTCCAGTTCGGCGTCCATGATGCCGATTCCGACGGCGGAGACGCTGGTCAGGTTGGGTGCGTCGCCGTCGTGCTCCATCCGGACGATGGTCACGGGGTCCTCGCCCAGGACAGACGACTGCTCAACCAGGGCATGGACCTGATCTGCTTTGGCGGCGTCCTCCACAAAGATGCGCCGGGCTCCGGAATCCGTGAGGATCCATTCGATCTGGCTTGCCGACGACGTCTCATAAATGGGCACGGTAACTCCGCCGGCCATCCAGATGGCGAAATCCACCAGGGTCCACTCAAAACTTGAGCGGGAAAGCACAGCCACGGGATCGCCCGGGTTCAGCCCGCCTGCGATCAGTCCTTTGGCCAAAGCCGTGACGTCGGCAAGGAACCTCGCCGCGGAAACGTTCAGCCAACCATTCGCCGTCTTGTGCGCGTACAGGTTACCGAAGGGATCCTTGTGGCAGCGTTCCAGGAGGAGGTCCGTCACGTTGGTGTTCGGGTCCGCCTCGACCAGGAGCTCCGTGCTTGCTTCCCTCACTGTTTGCCTCCTAGATCCACGATGGCATCCACATTCTCATCCGCCACTCCTGGTAGCTGATCACTTCCGCCGTGAGCACCGGATAGAAGAAGGCTGTTGCCAACACTGCCAACACCAGGACCAGAGCCACTATGTACAGTCCGGATCGTCGCCGCCAGGCGGGGTCGCCGCTGCGTCCCAACACCAACCCCAACACATACGTCAGGCCCAAAACCAGGAATGGTTCGAAAGACACCGCATAGAAGATGAACATGGTGCGTTCCGGGTACATGAACCACGGAAGATAGCCGGCGGCCACTCCGGCGAGGATGGCGCCGGCGCGCCAGTCGCGACGTCCGGCCCACCAGAACAGCAGGATGGCCAGGGCGATGGTTCCACCCCACCACACCACGGGATTTCCTACCGGCAAGATGGCAGAGGAACACGTTTCAACAACGCAGCCCGGGGTCCCCTGTTTGGGGGTCTGGTAGAAGAAGGAGGTGGGGCGGCCCATGATGAGCCACGTCCACGGGCTGGACTCGTACGGATGATCGGAGCTGAGGCCCTGATGAAATTTGTAGGCCTCTAGGTGGTAGTGCGCCAGGGAGCGCACCGAGTTAGGCAGCCAATCCAGTCCGGGTGCCGGGTTGGCGGCAGCCCATTGCCGGTAGTAGGCGTCCTTCGAGAGGAACCAACCCGTCCAGCTGGCCACGTAGGTGACGGCGGCAATCGGAATGATGGTCACGAAGGCGGGGATGCCGTCCTTGATGATGCCGGCGCTGAACCAGCTCCGGATGCCTGCGATACGCCGGGCGCTCAGGTCCCACAGCACGGTCATCAGCCCGAAAGCGGCCACAAAGAACAGTGCCGACCATTTAGTCCCCACGGCCAGGCCAAGGCAAAGACCTGCAACCAGACGCCACCACCGCATGCCAAGCCACGGTCCGGCTACCAGTTGGGAGGGCTTGGGACGGCCTCCCGGCGAAGCAGCCGCTTGCGCGGCGAGCCGGGAAGCCAAACGTCGGCGGCCGTCGTCGCGGTCCATTAACAGGGCGCCGAAAGCGGCCAGGATCCAGAGCGCCAGGAAGACGTCCAGCAACGACGTACGGGAGAGCACCAGATGGTGGCCGTCGATGGCCAGCAGGAGTCCGGCAACGGCGCCGAGGGTGTGTGAGCGGAACAGCTTCAGTGCAATGAGCGAGACGAGGAAGACCGTCAGTGTGCCGGCCAAAGCCGCGCTGAACCGCCAGCCAAAGGGATTGTCCCCGCCGAACAGCCACATTCCGAAGGCAATCATCCACTTGCCGACGGGTGGGTGGACTACGTACTCAGGAGTGTTGAGGAGAATATCGGGGTTGCCGGAATTGAAGGAATCGTTGGCGTTGGCAGGCCAACTGCGTTCGTAGCCGCTCACCACATAGGAGTAAGCATCCTTGACGTAATACGTTTCGTCGAAAACCAGGCTGGGTGGGTCATCCAGTCGGAAGAATCGGAGAATGCCGCCCAGGATCGCTGTGATGGCGGGGATGAGCCAGAACCATAGGCGCAAGGAAACAGGGTAATCCCGCCAGCTTTGGACACCACCGATCAGACGTTCCTTCAATGCCTGGGCAGTGTAGGCCTCGGACGGTCGGGCGATCCAACGGTGCCCCTCCAACCCGCGGCCGGGCAACGGACCAACGGTGCTGTCACTCAGGTGCGCCGCCCGCCGGGGCTGTGGCTCACTTACGGGTTTCGGCGTATCCGGCTGATCGCTGCTTCCCTCCACAGCTGAGTCTCCGGGTTCCGGGGTCGCCGGGGACGCCGCCGGGGATCCGGAAGCGGTGACAGGAACGGGCGACTGGTTCACCCGCCCATGCTACCTTTCCATCCTTGCTGCATCCTTGAACCCCGCGCGGCATTAGGCTTGGCAGGTGGACGAACAACGCAGCACCCCGGACGAGGCTCCCTTTAACGACGATCTGGAGGAGGCCGCTTCTGCTTCCGGCGCAACTCCCGGGGTGGGCAGGATTGTGCTTGCGGCAACACCCATCGGCAACGTGGGCGATGCTTCCGCGCGTTTGATTGAGCTCCTGGGCACCTCAGACATTGTGGCTGCAGAGGACACCAGGCGATTGCACCGGCTGGTGACGGCGCTCGGCGTTGAAGTCACTGGTCGGGTCATCAGCTACCACGAGCACAATGAAGTAGCCAAGACCGGTGAGCTCCTGGACCACGTGCGCGCCGGCAAGACCATCCTGATGGTCAGCGACGCAGGAATGCCGGCGGTTTCGGACCCTGGATTCCGTCTGGTGGAGGGCGCGGTTGCCGCCGGACTGACGGTCACGGCCGTTCCCGGCCCCTCTGCTGTGCTGACGGCCTTGGCGCTGTCCGGCTTGCCCACCGACCGCTTCTGCTTTGAAGGATTCCTGCCGCGAAAGTCGGGGGACAGGAACTCACGTCTGGCCGACCTCGCCGACGAACGCCGCACGATGGTCTTCTTTGAGGCCCCGCACAGGCTTGAGGTCATGTTGCGGGCACTCCATGAGCGCTTCGGGGCCGATCGCCGCGTCGCCGTGTGCCGCGAGCTGACCAAGACCTACGAAGAA
This genomic interval from Paenarthrobacter aurescens TC1 contains the following:
- a CDS encoding putative transmembrane protein, RDD family domain (identified by match to protein family HMM PF06271); protein product: MSSIITGEAVVLELRPASFAARALGLILDVISHIILAILLIILITSASRDLDDAAIQALVLSSVIFSVVIVPVTVETLTRGRSLGKLATGLRIVRDDGGSIRFRHALIRGLLGFLEIYLTFGGLAIGVALFNDKSKRLGDIVAGTYSLRQRVPSTPRIMPVAPHHLQAWVAMADIGRVPDATARRAGTFVQQAYLMAPASRVNMAASLASELARYVAPPPPAGTIPEDYIGAVLGERRNRELTRLRQAEQRNATVGERLRKLPFTDES
- a CDS encoding putative integral membrane protein, encoding MDIDAFSAVHGDKWSRLHFLAHKRRLTGAEADELLRLYQTVSGHLSLIRSVAPETGLSASLSAALAQARTRFTGARSNFMEDLARFFVISLPAAFYRIRWLTLWCGLAFVLVAGAYALWIGTSPEALRAVASSDAKVQQYVEEDFIDYYSENPAASFAGAVWTNNAWISAQAVAFGITGFWVPFILFMNAQGLGIAAGLFLATGKMDIFFSYILPHGLMELTAVFIACAAGLKIFWAMVRPGPRTRLQAVADEGRSLITIALGLVLVLLISGIVEGFVTPSPLPVWAKIAIGALVLAGYWVYTLVLGRSAVRAGVTGDMDANDAGYRSIAA
- a CDS encoding putative integral membrane protein (identified by match to protein family HMM TIGR01906); protein product: MQSEQASQEIWTLTTPVTAASQHRPYSYVSIWSQPGWHRVSLYCRAVGSNADKRAGSKQSPVDAYGSEPAVSDKSPKPQEPDTDVHEDPNEPAFDWMKPKTSSGASAATPAAKTGTTPVDAKPSVSPTTVTPAKGQPESRADRKAAEADNGAEPPLFADTLADASTAKQPSHYSEPLPTSALQVRPPDDEVARRNAEREQAAKVKPIGPRIFQVLLAVFYPVILLVLAVRAVTSPLFLWVEYNRPGFPGDGYGFSTDDRMTYGSYAVDYLSNWAGPRYLGGLVNQDGAKLFTDSEVSHMADVKLVILSSFGAGLLLIILSIIAIMYLRKRSTGGIRRGLFAGSIVTLVIIIALAVLAVLSWQQFFTEFHRIFFANGTWTFSLEDTLIRLFPGQFWIDAGIVIGALVFLAATVTFILTWPTKRRRGVGSTPAANEAEDPDEAAADADDADNLSKEPTGITR
- a CDS encoding hypothetical protein (identified by Glimmer2; putative); amino-acid sequence: MWAVEINIEMKNGKTVIASTDGPVRLIDVLTRHAAQGSEAPSSA
- a CDS encoding hypothetical protein (identified by Glimmer2; putative), producing the protein MSAAVTPVRVPFYSSMVSHDWEALGYPSQNVARFWDTRSCGVACLRMVYAHLLPELQVLPATITEELLVDGAYTEQAGWHHAGLARHGQKNRLEADRLQFSTKEEFIETARGPGALVVSVGPSFGNPGTSGHLAVLAAITDSGHIRIHRPSNRHPKEGRNIPLDPAMFWDHFSGRAIHFRNGRPEREP
- a CDS encoding aminotransferase, class V protein (identified by match to protein family HMM PF00266; match to protein family HMM PF01212), with product MVRLLGCRPRELFFTSGATEANNWVISMVPASPEHHIVTTSIEHKSMLDACRAFQRGGGDLTVLPVDNNGFVSPGDVERAIKPTTRLVSVMAANNEIGSVQPITDIAAVTAGAGVPLHSDATQAIGYLIEDLTEFPADLISFSSHKLYGPKGIGALYISDKFQTSNKGVPSLLHGGGQEGGKRPGTQNLPAIVGFAKALELSRSGLTAERSRVIQLKNMFLDLLRSHHPDIVANSPEKLCLPNCLNIRIPGMDAGELMSAVPQVAISAGSACNSNDQQPSHVLIAIGLSADEARSSLRIGFGRATTPEEASDAAMAISAAVSRMRAS
- a CDS encoding hypothetical protein (identified by Glimmer2; putative), producing MGMDCSQDVCELRPATPAEVDTSALLELCAPFGVTFDVVKERTLRNRSARFLKRWLKDTALDESLRLEGPEILFDSDLYPKVVAGAVNEDGAGIPRCPLIVSEYLDLSFKRLSASRQRSSRVVFDFNRVADKDKVTKGTEMYLARKSQGLEAVVQVFFDARTHDFVSIPYSSEDLGRRAA
- a CDS encoding putative transmembrane protein, heat domain (identified by match to protein family HMM PF02985), which produces MRKPNIDPAGLAAVSASLTAFQLGNGVAVGLIETVGAGTATCLRVGIGALVLLPALWLARYSAAVSARYIVAYGVVLGLMQLCFYQAISHIPLSLAVSVEFVVPLVVGCLRSRSWAVRLAAFGAVAGLFLIADYDGPTGPAGVLWAVATGMLLSIYIRVGTAMPAVCHPLGVLSRALWVAFLVILAGQFLAPAPDLHTAAPLAGQALVVALLTIVFPFSLELFAMKRLRALPFTMVSALDPALASAVGVLGLNQFLDGRQVTGLIVLTGCAALTVWADTRAQSNNQLNPENQGAEDEIQPIAV
- a CDS encoding putative long-chain-fatty-acid-CoA ligase (identified by match to protein family HMM PF00501), which codes for MREASTELLVEADPNTNVTDLLLERCHKDPFGNLYAHKTANGWLNVSAARFLADVTALAKGLIAGGLNPGDPVAVLSRSSFEWTLVDFAIWMAGGVTVPIYETSSASQIEWILTDSGARRIFVEDAAKADQVHALVEQSSVLGEDPVTIVRMEHDGDAPNLTSVSAVGIGIMDAELERQRSAANLASVASIVYTSGTTGKPKGCEITHGNFVLVARNVIPFLPELLMQQGARTLMFLPLAHVLARAVQVVCLTAGITLGHSAGASGLMADLGSFKPTFLLAVPRIFEKVYAGASHKAAMSGKSALFSAASATAVEYSTAVDLAARGEGTGPGWLLGLKHSTFNKLLYPKVREVFGGDVGYTVSGASPLSLRDNHFFHGAGVPVLEGYGLTETTAPCTVNTPSMSRIGTVGIPLPGTTIRVAQDGEVLVKGIGVFKGYHNNEEANRAAFVDGFFRTGDLGELDADGFLTITGRKKDLLVTAAGKNVAPAPLEEKLREHPLVGHAVVVGDGRPFVAALIGLDPEGLAEWCAENKVGAMTPDEAAGDDRVRSAVQSAVDQANKLVSAAESIKKFAFITAELSVESGHLTPSLKLKRAAVLSDFSAAVEKIYEK